A section of the Desulfofalx alkaliphila DSM 12257 genome encodes:
- a CDS encoding zinc ribbon-containing protein: MPTTGEKPGIGTYKCNKCGQLVRLDDNTDTLPPCPKCNGTEFTRV; encoded by the coding sequence ATGCCAACTACAGGCGAAAAGCCCGGTATTGGTACTTATAAATGTAACAAATGTGGTCAATTAGTTAGGCTAGACGATAATACTGATACTTTACCACCATGCCCTAAATGCAACGGCACTGAATTTACCCGTGTCTAG
- a CDS encoding ClpP family protease produces MYDFYQQFGENQPGPNFIPTTGPVPGPNTTPSPNTPLPGSPGTLPGQSPGAVPQNPDTNKPKRVVGQAKGTLDAIKELGTTELPEVKSNIHCITIVGQVEGHLTLPPQNKTTKYEHIIPQLVALEQSDEVEGVLIILNTVGGDVEAGLCIAEMIASLSKPTVSIVLGGGHSIGAPIAVSSDYSFIAETASMTIHPIRLNGLVIGVPQTYEYLDKMQDRVVRFVTEHSNIKEEKFRELMFRTGELARDIGTVLIGRDAVEVGLIDEVGALGKAVKKLNNLIEERKGTQGVPLQ; encoded by the coding sequence ATGTACGATTTTTACCAGCAGTTTGGAGAGAATCAGCCTGGGCCAAATTTTATACCTACCACAGGTCCAGTGCCTGGGCCCAACACCACCCCTAGCCCCAACACCCCACTTCCCGGAAGCCCGGGAACACTACCCGGCCAAAGCCCCGGTGCAGTTCCCCAAAACCCAGATACTAATAAACCAAAAAGAGTGGTGGGTCAAGCTAAGGGTACTCTGGATGCTATAAAAGAACTGGGCACCACAGAATTGCCGGAGGTAAAAAGTAATATTCATTGTATCACCATAGTGGGTCAGGTGGAGGGCCACCTAACTCTGCCCCCTCAAAATAAAACCACCAAGTATGAGCACATTATTCCCCAATTGGTGGCATTAGAGCAAAGTGATGAGGTAGAAGGGGTTCTGATTATTTTAAATACCGTCGGGGGAGACGTGGAAGCCGGCTTGTGTATTGCAGAGATGATCGCCAGTTTGAGCAAACCCACTGTAAGTATTGTTTTAGGTGGGGGACACTCAATTGGAGCGCCCATAGCTGTATCCAGTGACTATTCATTTATTGCAGAAACCGCCAGTATGACCATTCATCCCATAAGGCTTAACGGACTTGTGATTGGAGTGCCACAAACATATGAATACTTAGATAAAATGCAAGATAGGGTGGTGCGTTTTGTCACAGAGCATTCTAACATCAAAGAGGAGAAGTTTAGAGAGCTGATGTTCCGCACCGGAGAATTGGCCAGAGATATTGGAACGGTACTTATAGGCCGTGATGCGGTGGAGGTAGGGTTGATTGATGAAGTCGGTGCCCTTGGCAAGGCGGTAAAGAAACTTAATAATTTAATAGAAGAAAGGAAAGGTACGCAGGGGGTGCCATTACAGTGA
- a CDS encoding YlzJ-like family protein, which yields MILYTPMQLELVLEGIEPQFNNKQREVKIGSSTLIVEDSAWGSSRVVRLISTNPNDYLNPRYTPGTEIQI from the coding sequence GTGATATTATATACTCCAATGCAGTTAGAATTGGTTTTAGAAGGCATTGAACCGCAGTTTAATAATAAACAGCGGGAAGTTAAAATAGGCAGCTCTACGCTTATTGTGGAAGACAGTGCCTGGGGCAGCAGTCGTGTGGTTCGGCTAATTTCTACCAATCCAAATGATTACTTAAACCCCCGCTATACACCGGGCACAGAGATTCAAATATAA
- the uppP gene encoding undecaprenyl-diphosphatase UppP, which produces MTDLQGLVLGIVQGLGEFLPISSSAHLVLIPWLFGWPYAGLVFDVALHMGTLVAVVAFFWRDWLALAGDGLRFKRSQGCKLFWYLVLATIPGAAFGYVMADYAETLFRTPILIGTMLIIMGVILYLVDKNAPSQKELKQISLKDSLVVGFIQALAIIPGVSRAGATMTAGRAMGMKRETAARFSFLLSTPIIFGAGLLELQKLTFSDIDRAFMLGVITSAVVGFLSIKFLLRYLTQKSFNIFVWYRFALGALVIIIALWRG; this is translated from the coding sequence ATGACAGACCTTCAAGGGTTGGTTTTAGGTATAGTACAGGGTTTAGGAGAGTTTTTACCCATTTCCAGCTCCGCACATTTGGTTTTAATACCATGGCTTTTTGGCTGGCCATATGCGGGATTGGTTTTTGATGTTGCGCTGCACATGGGTACCTTGGTGGCAGTGGTTGCGTTTTTCTGGCGTGATTGGTTGGCTTTGGCAGGGGATGGTTTGCGCTTTAAAAGAAGCCAAGGGTGTAAGCTTTTTTGGTACCTGGTTTTAGCCACCATACCGGGTGCAGCATTTGGTTATGTTATGGCAGACTATGCAGAGACCCTTTTTCGCACGCCCATCTTAATTGGTACCATGCTTATTATCATGGGTGTCATTTTATATCTAGTTGATAAAAATGCACCAAGCCAAAAGGAGTTAAAACAAATATCTTTAAAAGACAGCTTAGTTGTAGGGTTCATTCAGGCCTTAGCGATTATTCCGGGTGTATCCCGTGCCGGTGCAACCATGACTGCCGGTAGGGCAATGGGTATGAAGAGAGAAACAGCGGCTAGGTTTTCTTTTTTATTGTCCACGCCCATTATATTTGGGGCTGGTTTACTGGAACTACAAAAACTTACCTTTTCAGATATAGACCGTGCCTTTATGCTTGGGGTAATAACTTCGGCAGTGGTGGGCTTTTTATCAATAAAATTTTTGCTTCGGTACCTAACCCAAAAAAGCTTCAATATTTTTGTATGGTATCGGTTTGCATTGGGAGCACTGGTTATTATTATAGCCCTGTGGCGGGGATAA